One genomic segment of Dehalococcoidia bacterium includes these proteins:
- a CDS encoding MogA/MoaB family molybdenum cofactor biosynthesis protein — MAFTVGVLTLSDKGSRGEREDTSGAAIRELVAGAGGTVAKYAIVPDEAEQIAATLREWVDAGGLDVLLTTGGTGLSPRDVTPQATRTVLDYEAPGVAEALRIEGLRHTPMSMLSRAVAGVRGRTLIVNLPGSERGVRENLAVLLPVLPHAVETLRGAAGDHVAG; from the coding sequence ATGGCGTTCACGGTCGGCGTCCTCACCCTCAGCGACAAGGGCTCGCGTGGCGAGCGGGAAGATACCAGCGGCGCCGCGATCCGCGAGCTGGTGGCCGGCGCCGGCGGCACAGTCGCAAAGTACGCGATCGTGCCCGACGAGGCGGAGCAGATCGCCGCGACGCTGCGCGAGTGGGTCGATGCGGGCGGGCTGGACGTGCTGCTCACAACCGGAGGCACCGGCCTCTCGCCGCGTGACGTGACGCCGCAGGCCACACGCACCGTGCTCGATTATGAGGCGCCGGGCGTTGCCGAGGCGCTGCGGATCGAAGGCCTGCGCCACACGCCGATGTCGATGCTGAGCCGCGCCGTGGCGGGCGTGCGCGGCCGCACGTTGATCGTCAACCTGCCCGGCAGCGAGCGCGGCGTGCGCGAGAACCTGGCCGTGCTGCTGCCCGTGCTGCCCCACGCCGTCGAAACCCTGCGCGGCGCCGCGGGCGATCACGTGGCAGGATAG
- the rsmH gene encoding 16S rRNA (cytosine(1402)-N(4))-methyltransferase RsmH, with protein MSERGAVHEPVLLEETIAALAPRPGGRYVDGTVGLGGHAARLLAASAPDGRLLGLDRDADALVLAGERLAPFGERVTLIHDSYAQALPHALAAGLAPCDGFLLDLGASSLQFDTAARGFSFRLDGPLDMRFDRSSGETAAEVVNESDETELANLIWRLGEEPASRRIARAIVRERPIETTGQLARIVGRVAGRPGQRISPATRTFQALRIAVNRELETLSAALERTPELLRSGGRLAVISFHSLEDRIVKQFLQRESRDCICPPGIPACRCGHTQTFRPLGRRPVMPGVAARERNPRSRSARLRAAERI; from the coding sequence ATGTCTGAGCGCGGCGCGGTGCACGAGCCGGTCCTGCTGGAGGAGACGATCGCCGCGCTGGCGCCGCGGCCCGGCGGCCGCTACGTCGATGGCACCGTCGGCCTCGGCGGGCACGCCGCGCGGCTGCTCGCAGCCAGCGCCCCGGACGGCCGCCTGCTGGGCCTCGACCGCGACGCCGACGCGCTGGTGCTCGCCGGCGAGCGGCTGGCGCCCTTCGGCGAGCGCGTGACGCTGATCCACGACAGCTACGCACAGGCCCTGCCGCACGCGCTGGCCGCCGGTCTCGCGCCCTGCGACGGCTTTTTGCTCGACCTCGGCGCCTCCTCCTTGCAGTTCGACACGGCCGCGCGCGGCTTCAGCTTCCGGCTCGACGGCCCGCTGGACATGCGCTTCGACCGCTCTTCAGGCGAGACGGCGGCCGAGGTGGTGAACGAGTCCGACGAAACGGAGCTGGCGAACCTGATCTGGCGGCTGGGCGAGGAGCCGGCCTCGCGCCGTATCGCCCGCGCGATCGTGCGCGAACGGCCGATCGAGACGACCGGCCAGCTCGCCCGCATCGTCGGGCGGGTGGCCGGGCGGCCGGGACAGCGCATCTCGCCCGCCACGCGCACCTTCCAGGCGCTGCGCATCGCCGTCAACCGCGAGCTGGAGACGCTGAGTGCAGCGCTGGAACGCACGCCGGAGCTGTTGCGATCGGGCGGGCGGCTGGCCGTGATCAGCTTTCACTCGCTGGAAGACCGCATCGTCAAGCAGTTCTTGCAGCGCGAGAGCCGCGACTGCATCTGCCCGCCGGGCATCCCGGCCTGCCGGTGCGGGCACACGCAGACCTTTCGGCCGCTCGGCCGGCGCCCCGTCATGCCGGGCGTGGCCGCGCGCGAGCGCAACCCGCGCAGCCGCAGCGCCAGGCTGCGCGCGGCCGAGCGGATCTAG